From a single Callithrix jacchus isolate 240 chromosome 5, calJac240_pri, whole genome shotgun sequence genomic region:
- the TCFL5 gene encoding transcription factor-like 5 protein isoform X1, whose amino-acid sequence MSGPGPREPPPEAGAAGGEAGAEGAGGGDAAPGEPGLTFTTTDLSLVEMTEVEYTQLQHILYSHIEAAADGELETRLNSALLAAAGPGAGGFAAGGLGGAAPVYPVLCPPALAADAPCLGHIDFQELRMMLLSEAGAAEKTPGGGDGARARADGAAKEGASAGAVGPEAASEARAKPAVRVRLEDRFNSIPAEPPPAPRGPEPPEPGVALNNLVTLIRHPSDLMTVPLHQQQNKCTTSVKNKPAASATALQFTCPLFTANACSASGNSNLSQTQSSSNSCSVLEAAKHQDVGLPRAFSFCYQQEMESTKQTLGSRNKALPEQVWIKVGEEALCKQALNKRNRSRMRQLDTNVERRALGEIQNVGEGTAAMQGTWQSSESSQSNLGEQAQSGPQGGRSQRRERHNRMERDRRRRIRICCDELNLLVPFCNAETDKATTLQWTTAFLKYIQERHGDSLKKEFESVFCGKTGRRLKLTRPDSLVTCPAQDSLQSSPPMEIK is encoded by the exons ATGTCGGGCCCCGGGCCGCGGGAGCCGCCGCCGGAGGCCGGCGCGGCGGGCGGCGAGGCGGGAGCTGAAGGCGCGGGCGGCGGGGACGCGGCGCCGGGCGAGCCGGGCCTGACCTTCACGACCACCGACTTGAGCCTGGTGGAGATGACGGAGGTGGAGTACACGCAGCTGCAGCACATCCTCTACTCGCACATAGAGGCGGCGGCCGACGGCGAGCTCGAGACGCGCCTCAACTCGGCGCTGCTGGCAGCGGCGGGCCCGGGCGCGGGCGGCTTCGCGGCGGGCGGGCTGGGGGGCGCGGCGCCCGTATACCCCGTGCTGTGCCCGCCCGCGCTGGCGGCCGACGCGCCCTGCCTGGGCCACATCGACTTCCAGGAGCTGCGCATGATGCTGCTGAGCGAGGCGGGCGCGGCGGAGAAGACGCCGGGCGGCGGGGACGGGGCGCGGGCCCGGGCCGACGGCGCCGCCAAGGAGGGCGCGAGTGCGGGCGCGGTGGGACCCGAGGCGGCGTCCGAGGCCCGGGCCAAGCCGGCAGTGCGCGTCCGCCTGGAGGACCGCTTCAACAGCATCCCCGCCGAGCCGCCGCCCGCGCCGCGCGGCCCCGAGCCCCCCGAGCCGGGCGTGGCGCTCAACAA TTTGGTAACTCTCATTCGCCATCCATCTGATTTAATGACTGTTCctcttcatcagcaacaaaacaAATGTACAACATCAGTGAAAAATAAACCTGCTGCTTCAGCTACTGCTCTGCAGTTTACCTGCCCGCTGTTTACTGCAAATGCTTGCTCCGCTAGTGGAAATTCTAATCTTTCACAAACACAG AGTTCTAGTAACTCATGTTCTGTACTTGAAGCTGCCAAGCACCAGGATGTTGGATTGCCTagagcattttctttctgttatcaGCAAGAAATGGAATCCACGAAACAGACTTTAGGTAGTAGAAACAAAGCTTTGCCTGAGCAAGTTTGGATTAAAGTGGGAG aAGAAGCGCTATGCAAACAAGCACTAAATAAGAGGAATCGGAGTCGAATGCGTCAGTTGGACACAAATGTAGAACGAAGAGCCCTTGGAGAGATTCAGAATGTGGGCGAAGGTACTGCAGCCATGCAGGGCACTTGGCAGTCCTCGGAGTCCTCACAGTCCAACCTGGGGGAGCAGGCCCAGAGCGGACCCCAGGGAGGAAGGTCTCAGCGTAGGGAGAGGCATAACCGAATGGAAAGAGATAGAAG GCGCAGAATCCGCATTTGCTGTGATGAGTTGAATCTCTTAGTCCCGTTCTGCAATGCTGAGACTGATAAGGCCACAACTCTGCAGTGGACCACAGCATTCCTGAAATATATCCAGGAAAGACATGGAGATTCTCTTAAAAAG GAATTTGAGAGTGTATTTTGCGGTAAAACTGGCCGAAGGCTAAAGCTGACCAGACCGGACTCCTTGGTGACCTGTCCCGCACAGGACAGTCTACAGAGTAGCCCCCCGATGGAGATCAAGTGA
- the TCFL5 gene encoding transcription factor-like 5 protein isoform X3 — protein MSGPGPREPPPEAGAAGGEAGAEGAGGGDAAPGEPGLTFTTTDLSLVEMTEVEYTQLQHILYSHIEAAADGELETRLNSALLAAAGPGAGGFAAGGLGGAAPVYPVLCPPALAADAPCLGHIDFQELRMMLLSEAGAAEKTPGGGDGARARADGAAKEGASAGAVGPEAASEARAKPAVRVRLEDRFNSIPAEPPPAPRGPEPPEPGVALNNLVTLIRHPSDLMTVPLHQQQNKCTTSVKNKPAASATALQFTCPLFTANACSASGNSNLSQTQSSSNSCSVLEAAKHQDVGLPRAFSFCYQQEMESTKQTLGSRNKALPEQVWIKVGEEALCKQALNKRNRSRMRQLDTNVERRALGEIQNVGEGTAAMQGTWQSSESSQSNLGEQAQSGPQGGRSQRRERHNRMERDRRRRIRICCDELNLLVPFCNAETDKATTLQWTTAFLKYIQERHGDSLKKSRSRCLPGWNAVAQLWLTAASASWARGILSQPPE, from the exons ATGTCGGGCCCCGGGCCGCGGGAGCCGCCGCCGGAGGCCGGCGCGGCGGGCGGCGAGGCGGGAGCTGAAGGCGCGGGCGGCGGGGACGCGGCGCCGGGCGAGCCGGGCCTGACCTTCACGACCACCGACTTGAGCCTGGTGGAGATGACGGAGGTGGAGTACACGCAGCTGCAGCACATCCTCTACTCGCACATAGAGGCGGCGGCCGACGGCGAGCTCGAGACGCGCCTCAACTCGGCGCTGCTGGCAGCGGCGGGCCCGGGCGCGGGCGGCTTCGCGGCGGGCGGGCTGGGGGGCGCGGCGCCCGTATACCCCGTGCTGTGCCCGCCCGCGCTGGCGGCCGACGCGCCCTGCCTGGGCCACATCGACTTCCAGGAGCTGCGCATGATGCTGCTGAGCGAGGCGGGCGCGGCGGAGAAGACGCCGGGCGGCGGGGACGGGGCGCGGGCCCGGGCCGACGGCGCCGCCAAGGAGGGCGCGAGTGCGGGCGCGGTGGGACCCGAGGCGGCGTCCGAGGCCCGGGCCAAGCCGGCAGTGCGCGTCCGCCTGGAGGACCGCTTCAACAGCATCCCCGCCGAGCCGCCGCCCGCGCCGCGCGGCCCCGAGCCCCCCGAGCCGGGCGTGGCGCTCAACAA TTTGGTAACTCTCATTCGCCATCCATCTGATTTAATGACTGTTCctcttcatcagcaacaaaacaAATGTACAACATCAGTGAAAAATAAACCTGCTGCTTCAGCTACTGCTCTGCAGTTTACCTGCCCGCTGTTTACTGCAAATGCTTGCTCCGCTAGTGGAAATTCTAATCTTTCACAAACACAG AGTTCTAGTAACTCATGTTCTGTACTTGAAGCTGCCAAGCACCAGGATGTTGGATTGCCTagagcattttctttctgttatcaGCAAGAAATGGAATCCACGAAACAGACTTTAGGTAGTAGAAACAAAGCTTTGCCTGAGCAAGTTTGGATTAAAGTGGGAG aAGAAGCGCTATGCAAACAAGCACTAAATAAGAGGAATCGGAGTCGAATGCGTCAGTTGGACACAAATGTAGAACGAAGAGCCCTTGGAGAGATTCAGAATGTGGGCGAAGGTACTGCAGCCATGCAGGGCACTTGGCAGTCCTCGGAGTCCTCACAGTCCAACCTGGGGGAGCAGGCCCAGAGCGGACCCCAGGGAGGAAGGTCTCAGCGTAGGGAGAGGCATAACCGAATGGAAAGAGATAGAAG GCGCAGAATCCGCATTTGCTGTGATGAGTTGAATCTCTTAGTCCCGTTCTGCAATGCTGAGACTGATAAGGCCACAACTCTGCAGTGGACCACAGCATTCCTGAAATATATCCAGGAAAGACATGGAGATTCTCTTAAAAAG tcaaggtctcgctgtctcccaggctggaatgcagtagcacagttatggctcactgcagcctctgcctcctgggctcgaggaatcctgtctcagcctcctgagtag
- the TCFL5 gene encoding transcription factor-like 5 protein isoform X2, with the protein MSGPGPREPPPEAGAAGGEAGAEGAGGGDAAPGEPGLTFTTTDLSLVEMTEVEYTQLQHILYSHIEAAADGELETRLNSALLAAAGPGAGGFAAGGLGGAAPVYPVLCPPALAADAPCLGHIDFQELRMMLLSEAGAAEKTPGGGDGARARADGAAKEGASAGAVGPEAASEARAKPAVRVRLEDRFNSIPAEPPPAPRGPEPPEPGVALNNLVTLIRHPSDLMTVPLHQQQNKCTTSVKNKPAASATALQFTCPLFTANACSASGNSNLSQTQSSSNSCSVLEAAKHQDVGLPRAFSFCYQQEMESTKQTLGSRNKALPEQVWIKVGEALCKQALNKRNRSRMRQLDTNVERRALGEIQNVGEGTAAMQGTWQSSESSQSNLGEQAQSGPQGGRSQRRERHNRMERDRRRRIRICCDELNLLVPFCNAETDKATTLQWTTAFLKYIQERHGDSLKKEFESVFCGKTGRRLKLTRPDSLVTCPAQDSLQSSPPMEIK; encoded by the exons ATGTCGGGCCCCGGGCCGCGGGAGCCGCCGCCGGAGGCCGGCGCGGCGGGCGGCGAGGCGGGAGCTGAAGGCGCGGGCGGCGGGGACGCGGCGCCGGGCGAGCCGGGCCTGACCTTCACGACCACCGACTTGAGCCTGGTGGAGATGACGGAGGTGGAGTACACGCAGCTGCAGCACATCCTCTACTCGCACATAGAGGCGGCGGCCGACGGCGAGCTCGAGACGCGCCTCAACTCGGCGCTGCTGGCAGCGGCGGGCCCGGGCGCGGGCGGCTTCGCGGCGGGCGGGCTGGGGGGCGCGGCGCCCGTATACCCCGTGCTGTGCCCGCCCGCGCTGGCGGCCGACGCGCCCTGCCTGGGCCACATCGACTTCCAGGAGCTGCGCATGATGCTGCTGAGCGAGGCGGGCGCGGCGGAGAAGACGCCGGGCGGCGGGGACGGGGCGCGGGCCCGGGCCGACGGCGCCGCCAAGGAGGGCGCGAGTGCGGGCGCGGTGGGACCCGAGGCGGCGTCCGAGGCCCGGGCCAAGCCGGCAGTGCGCGTCCGCCTGGAGGACCGCTTCAACAGCATCCCCGCCGAGCCGCCGCCCGCGCCGCGCGGCCCCGAGCCCCCCGAGCCGGGCGTGGCGCTCAACAA TTTGGTAACTCTCATTCGCCATCCATCTGATTTAATGACTGTTCctcttcatcagcaacaaaacaAATGTACAACATCAGTGAAAAATAAACCTGCTGCTTCAGCTACTGCTCTGCAGTTTACCTGCCCGCTGTTTACTGCAAATGCTTGCTCCGCTAGTGGAAATTCTAATCTTTCACAAACACAG AGTTCTAGTAACTCATGTTCTGTACTTGAAGCTGCCAAGCACCAGGATGTTGGATTGCCTagagcattttctttctgttatcaGCAAGAAATGGAATCCACGAAACAGACTTTAGGTAGTAGAAACAAAGCTTTGCCTGAGCAAGTTTGGATTAAAGTGGGAG AAGCGCTATGCAAACAAGCACTAAATAAGAGGAATCGGAGTCGAATGCGTCAGTTGGACACAAATGTAGAACGAAGAGCCCTTGGAGAGATTCAGAATGTGGGCGAAGGTACTGCAGCCATGCAGGGCACTTGGCAGTCCTCGGAGTCCTCACAGTCCAACCTGGGGGAGCAGGCCCAGAGCGGACCCCAGGGAGGAAGGTCTCAGCGTAGGGAGAGGCATAACCGAATGGAAAGAGATAGAAG GCGCAGAATCCGCATTTGCTGTGATGAGTTGAATCTCTTAGTCCCGTTCTGCAATGCTGAGACTGATAAGGCCACAACTCTGCAGTGGACCACAGCATTCCTGAAATATATCCAGGAAAGACATGGAGATTCTCTTAAAAAG GAATTTGAGAGTGTATTTTGCGGTAAAACTGGCCGAAGGCTAAAGCTGACCAGACCGGACTCCTTGGTGACCTGTCCCGCACAGGACAGTCTACAGAGTAGCCCCCCGATGGAGATCAAGTGA
- the TCFL5 gene encoding transcription factor-like 5 protein isoform X4, with protein MSGPGPREPPPEAGAAGGEAGAEGAGGGDAAPGEPGLTFTTTDLSLVEMTEVEYTQLQHILYSHIEAAADGELETRLNSALLAAAGPGAGGFAAGGLGGAAPVYPVLCPPALAADAPCLGHIDFQELRMMLLSEAGAAEKTPGGGDGARARADGAAKEGASAGAVGPEAASEARAKPAVRVRLEDRFNSIPAEPPPAPRGPEPPEPGVALNNLVTLIRHPSDLMTVPLHQQQNKCTTSVKNKPAASATALQFTCPLFTANACSASGNSNLSQTQSSSNSCSVLEAAKHQDVGLPRAFSFCYQQEMESTKQTLGSRNKALPEQVWIKVGEEALCKQALNKRNRSRMRQLDTNVERRALGEIQNVGEGTAAMQGTWQSSESSQSNLGEQAQSGPQGGRSQRRERHNRMERDRRNLRVYFAVKLAEG; from the exons ATGTCGGGCCCCGGGCCGCGGGAGCCGCCGCCGGAGGCCGGCGCGGCGGGCGGCGAGGCGGGAGCTGAAGGCGCGGGCGGCGGGGACGCGGCGCCGGGCGAGCCGGGCCTGACCTTCACGACCACCGACTTGAGCCTGGTGGAGATGACGGAGGTGGAGTACACGCAGCTGCAGCACATCCTCTACTCGCACATAGAGGCGGCGGCCGACGGCGAGCTCGAGACGCGCCTCAACTCGGCGCTGCTGGCAGCGGCGGGCCCGGGCGCGGGCGGCTTCGCGGCGGGCGGGCTGGGGGGCGCGGCGCCCGTATACCCCGTGCTGTGCCCGCCCGCGCTGGCGGCCGACGCGCCCTGCCTGGGCCACATCGACTTCCAGGAGCTGCGCATGATGCTGCTGAGCGAGGCGGGCGCGGCGGAGAAGACGCCGGGCGGCGGGGACGGGGCGCGGGCCCGGGCCGACGGCGCCGCCAAGGAGGGCGCGAGTGCGGGCGCGGTGGGACCCGAGGCGGCGTCCGAGGCCCGGGCCAAGCCGGCAGTGCGCGTCCGCCTGGAGGACCGCTTCAACAGCATCCCCGCCGAGCCGCCGCCCGCGCCGCGCGGCCCCGAGCCCCCCGAGCCGGGCGTGGCGCTCAACAA TTTGGTAACTCTCATTCGCCATCCATCTGATTTAATGACTGTTCctcttcatcagcaacaaaacaAATGTACAACATCAGTGAAAAATAAACCTGCTGCTTCAGCTACTGCTCTGCAGTTTACCTGCCCGCTGTTTACTGCAAATGCTTGCTCCGCTAGTGGAAATTCTAATCTTTCACAAACACAG AGTTCTAGTAACTCATGTTCTGTACTTGAAGCTGCCAAGCACCAGGATGTTGGATTGCCTagagcattttctttctgttatcaGCAAGAAATGGAATCCACGAAACAGACTTTAGGTAGTAGAAACAAAGCTTTGCCTGAGCAAGTTTGGATTAAAGTGGGAG aAGAAGCGCTATGCAAACAAGCACTAAATAAGAGGAATCGGAGTCGAATGCGTCAGTTGGACACAAATGTAGAACGAAGAGCCCTTGGAGAGATTCAGAATGTGGGCGAAGGTACTGCAGCCATGCAGGGCACTTGGCAGTCCTCGGAGTCCTCACAGTCCAACCTGGGGGAGCAGGCCCAGAGCGGACCCCAGGGAGGAAGGTCTCAGCGTAGGGAGAGGCATAACCGAATGGAAAGAGATAGAAG GAATTTGAGAGTGTATTTTGCGGTAAAACTGGCCGAAGGCTAA